AAGTATCCAGCGTACAGCACCTGACCGGAACCACCGGGGTTCAAGGTCGGGCCGGCACCAAACCCGTCGGGCGATGTCGGACGGTTTGCCGGGTCAAAGGACAGAAGTCCGTTGTAGTTCTTGTAAATATTCTCTGATGCGATTGCGGTCGTACCCAACAAGGCGACAAGCCCTGTCACGGCCAAACCTACAAACGCCCTCGTCGGGCTCCAAAGCTTCATTCCTGCCTCCTCTTTCATAACCTTCCTCCTCAATTGGAAAGGTCTTCTCGGTTCTTGGGTCCACCCGACCGTTTCCTTTTCGATCGTTTTTACGGCGGAACCGCTGTTCCCTAATCCCTCCAGGTAAAGCGGAACCGCCTCTCGAGAAACTATCTGCGTGGATGTGAAATCCCACGCAAATCCTCCTCTTGAAGGTCATGCTCCCTTCCCCGCAAGATCTGTTACAACGAAACTGGGTATTAATTCAACCCCTCACAACAAAAAAGCTGGCCCTTTGCGTCATCAAACGATTCCGCCCGGATCAAGTTCCCGAACGGCCCGGCGGCCAGCGGTACCAGGCACCGTCCTCAAACACCCACCTTTCCGTGATCATCGACTGATTTTCGAGATCCCGAAAGGCCGGTTTGTTAAAAATATGTCTTAATTCCAAAGTCACTACGCCCCCGGCCTCGTCCAGAGTCGCTGATTGCACGGTGGCACCGGTATGAATGATCAGCCCCTGGCCGAAAGAAGCAAAGCCCTGCGGCCCGACCCGTTTCCGGTAGGATTCGGCCATCATTTCATAGGCGCCCATTGTATCGCCTGAGGTTTTCCGGTCCCAGAATAGCTGCGCTCTCTGCACAAGGGCTTCTTCCGTCATTTGATCCGGGCCGATCCAGCCACGCTCCCAGGAAACAATAGCCCCTCCAAGAACCAGGGCACCCACGACCAGCCATACAGCCGAGGATCCGGCCTTTTTCGGTTGTTCTTCGCTCATCGTGAATTCAGTCCTGCAGTTGCCGACCGCCGGACCTCCGGCTTCATACCCAGCCGGGAGCGCCAATGCAAGACCGGAAAAAACGTTTTATTCAGTGGGGTTTCGGCTCGATTCGCTGCCGGTGTTTCGCTTGTCGCCCGAAGGGAAGCTACCAGAAAGAGTGATGACAGGCTCAACCCCAACCCCCTGGACGGGGGCACTGGCCGCCGGATTGCTGCTGGTCGGCCTCCTGGTGCAATTACCGCAATTAGGGGCGCCACTGCTGGAGGGGGCGGCCGGGAAGCAGGCGCATACCGCCATGATTGCTCGAAACCTTTCGAGCGGGCTTGCGGTTTTCAGTCGCCCGATCGTGGATGATATGGGAAACCCTGGTTATTTCATCAAGGAAATCCCGCTGGTTCCTCAGATCGCGGCCTGGGTGAGCGACGCCACAGACCTCCCGATCGATACCGCCGGGCGCTTGCTCGGCCTGGTGGCATGGCTCGTCGCCAGTCTCGTGTTTTTTATCGGCCTGGCCCGGACCGTCGCGATTGAAAAAGCCCTTCTGTGCCTGTTTTGGTCCATTTTCGCCCCGCTAGCCTTCGCCTACGCGCCCGCTTTCCAAAACGACACCACCGCGATTGCGTTCTCCCTGATCAGCTGGGTTATCCTGCTGGCCTGGCGAAAGAAGCCACGGTTCTCCACCGCCCTGATCGCGGGGCTTTTCACCTCCCTCAGCCTGTTGCTCAAGCCCCATATCGTCTTCTGGCTGGCCCCGGCGGCCGCGGTTCTTGTTTTCGGGGGTGCCAACCGCCCACCATGGCGGCGCTGGGTTCCCCTGGCGATCGCGGGGATCGCAGGCGGGTTGCTCGCCTCGACCTGGTATTTTCATGCCGCCTCGATCCACCGGGCTTTTCCCACGCCCGGAGCTACGGTTGCCCAAGGATGGGTCGAGCCAGCGCTTCTATTTACTTCCTATTTCTGGGTCGAATTGGGCCGACAGATCGCCGTGATGGTGTTCACTCCCATCGGAGTCGGTCTCGCACTCGTCGGGCTTTTGCGGTCCAACCGCCGCCACCTTACCGAGTGGAGCCTGATTGCCTGGGGGGCGGGAGTGCTGGTTCAGGACCTGGTCTTTGCCACGAGATTTATCGACGACCTCTCACATGGCACCGAATACTACCAACTCGCGCTGATCCCGGTCGCAGGCCTGTTGATCAGCGACGGGATCCTTCAACTACGTGATCGGGCCGGACGATTCGGCTCGCTGGTCGTAGGCCTGGCGCTGCTCGCGCTCGGGACCAGTGCACCGCTTCTCGCTCGGGAGGCCCGGACACCGCCGACACATTATAAAACGGTGCTCGAAGACTGCGCGCGGGTGCGAGGCCTCACCAACAAATCAGACCCCTTTCTGGTCTTTGCGGATCGATCGGGAACCATCCTGTATTACTGCGAACGCCGTGGAACCACATTTACTCTCGGGACAGCGAAAGCACAGGCCAGACCGGGCGCACCCCCGGCCGCCGGCCGCAGCGATATCGATCGGGCCGTCCGAACCGCACGGTTCGTCTACTTTCCTTTTCCCGATCAGGTCGATGACCCCAAATTTCTAGCGAACTTCGAAGAGAGCTGGCAGGAGCTGGACATGGGCCCGAGCGCCGCGCGGCTGTTCCGCAAAGGCGGCTCCCGTTGACAAATTGGCGAAAGGATCTGAGCCATTGGCTCAAAGCCCGGGTACACCAAACGCCGCGGCTGGATGCGTGGCTGGACGAGCGACTGCTGGCGGATGCGGCCAATGATCGGCGCCGCTCAATGTATCTGCGCTTGTTTCCCGAACGCGCAGGGCGCGCGCCGGTCCTGCAGAGGCAAGGCATCGCACCGACACGACGCCTCACAATTCTTTCCCTGGTACCACCCGAAGACACAGGGGGTGGTTCCCGACCGGCTCGTCTCGCAGAAGAATTTCTGCGAGACGGATGGTCGATCGACTGGCGCTGGGCCCTGCCCATCTTCCCCTGGCCCTCGCTCCGTCGCCCGAAGACGCCTCACGCCACAATTCATCATACTTCCGAGCGGGTGCCGTTGCTCCCGAGTGATCTGGTACTCATCGAAGCGCCTCACGCGGAATTCATGCCGCTGCTCGACGCCATGCCCGGGAGTCCGGTTGTGCTCTATGAGCAAATCGATCTTTGGCAGGACGATCTTGCGCTGGGCTGGTTCGACGCGGACATCGAACGCGCCCTGATGACAAGAGCCGATTTCCTGAGCGCCACGTCGCGTCGCCTTGCCGAGGGGATCAAAAAAGACCTGACGCGACCCTGCGCCTACGTTCCCAATGCCGCCGACACCGATTTGTTCGAGATCGATCAAAATCGCGCCCGACCAAGCGATCTGCATCAAGGAGAACCCACGCTGCTCTACGTCGGTGCACTCTGGGGCGACTGGGTCGATCTCGAGTTGATCGAGACGCTCGCCGACCAGCTCCCCGGGGCGCAGATCCACCTGATCGGCCGCGCTGGCGAACGAACCCTGCCCAGACGAGCCAATCTTCATTACCTCGGGGAAAAACCCCGCGAAAGCATTCCGGCCTACCTGCAATATGCCGATGCTGCGCTGGTTCCATTTCGCGAGTCCGCGGTGGCCATGGCCGTCAGCCCACTCAAGGCCTTCGAGGCATTGGTCATGGGCTGCCCTCTGGTCAGCACACCCATCCCGGAGATGCTCGCCATACCCGAGGTCGTCACGGCAAAGCCGGAGGCATTCGCGGCCACCGTCACGCGCGTCAGTCGAAGTTCGCCTTCTGCCGAAACTCTCGCTCGCCTCCGCGCAGAATCTTCCTGGGCCAGGCGGGTCGAAACGATTCTCGAGATCACCGGTCTGAGCTAATCAACCCGGTCGCGCAGCACGGTTGAATCCTGGTCGCGAGGCAGGTGCGCCGCCAGCATTTCGCCGAGGAATCCGCTCGTCACCAATTGCAAGCCGGCCAGCGAACAGAGCACTCCGAAAATCAGCAAGGGGTGCCGACTGAAAATTTGACCGTAAGCGAGCCGGAGATAGCTCACGTAACCGACGCAGCCAATTCCGATCGAGAAAAGAAATGCGCCCGGCAAACCAAAGAAATGGGCCGGGCGCGAGTCGAAGCGAGTCAGAAAGAGAACCGTGAGAAGGTCCATCATGCCGCGGAAAGCACGCCCCCAGCCATATCGCGACTGACCAAAACGACGGGCCCGATGAGAAACCTCGATTTCGCCGACATGAAACCCCTTGAAGGCGGCGACGACCGGGATGAAGCGATGCAACTCCCCGTAGATGCGGACATCGCGAACCACCTCTTGTCGGTAAGCCTTGAACCCGCAATTGAAGTCATGCAATTCCAGGCCATAGAGTCGGCGCACGACCATATTGAAAACGCGCGAAGCCACAACGCGTGCCCGGGAATCGTGGCGCTTGCGCTTCCACCCGCTGACCAGATCAAAGCCGGACGCCAACAAAGCCACCATCCGGGGAATCTCTTTCGGGTCGTCTTGCAGATCGGCATCGAGCGAAAATACGATCGGTGCCCGCGCGTGACTGAACCCGACGGAAAGCGCTGCTGATTTACCCAAATTGCGACGCAGCCGAAACCCGCGGACTTCGGCATGGTCCGCGGCAAGCGATTGGACCAGCGACCAGGAGCCGTCATTGGATCCGTCGTCGACGAAAACCATCTCCCAGCGTGGGGTCCGCTGCCCGTCGGGAAGACCGAGCGGCGCCCAATCAAGCTCGGGGTTGTCCAAAACCGTGCGGCATTCTTCCAGCAGCAGCGCGAGGCTCGCCCTCTCGTTATGAAGCGGCGCAATGATCGAGATATCCGGTGTCCTCGGCTCGGGCTGCACGCCTCCGACTACAGTTGGGGAAGGCACGCCCTCCGTGCGTTGCGCTGACGACGGCATCAGTCTCGCGTTACGCGGATCAGCTCCGCTACCGTCGTCGCACCATCGCGAGCCTTGAGTGCACCATCTTCGCGAAGCGTGCGCATCCCTTGCTTGATGGCTTCCTCGCGGACCGCATCCGCCGAAGCATGTTTCAGAATCAGGTCTCGAATCGGATCATCCACTACGAGCAACTCGTAGATCCCGGATCGGCCTCGGTAGCCGGAATGACCGCAATTCTCGCAACCTTCGCCTTCCCATCCGCGAGCATCGCTCGCCGCCCCTCCCGTCAGCCCGGCGATCTCGGGCGGAAGCAGGGTTTCGGTCTGGTGGCGGCATTCGGAACAAATTTTACGAACCAGACGCTGAGCCAGCACACCGAGGAGAGAAGAAGCCAACAAATAATCTTCGACACCCATCTCGAGCAGTCGCGCCACGGCACCTGCGGCATCATTCGTGTGCAGTGTCGAGAAAACCAAATGACCGGTCAACGCTGCCTGGACGGCGATCTGAGCTGTCTCCGCGTCACGAATTTCGCCCACCATGATGACATCGGGGTCCTGACGAACAATCGACCGAAGACCGTTGGCAAAGGTCAGTCCGATTTGTGGCTTGACGTGAATCTGGTTGACGCCGTCAAGCTGATACTCGACGGGGTCCTCGACGGTGACGATCTTCTTGTCCGGAGAGTTCACTTTGGCAAGCGAGCCGTAGAGGGTCGTTGTCTTACCGCTACCTGTCGGGCCGGTGACCAGAATCATGCCATACGGCTTGACGATCATTTCATCCCAACGATCCAGCGTATCCCCGGGGAAACCGAGCTGCGCGAGGTCGAGCACGATGGAATCGCGGTCGAGAATACGAAGAACCACGCTTTCACCGTAAAGAGTGGGCAGCGTGGAGACGCGAAGGTCGATCTCCTTGCCCGACATACGAAGCTTGATGCGCCCATCCTGTGGCAGGCGTCGCTCGGCGATATTCAGCTTTGCCATGATTTTGATGCGGGAGACGATCGCCGCCTGAAGCCGACGCTGGGGCGGTTCCATCTCGTGCAACACCCCGTCGATCCGGTAACGGACCTGCAGGGAGTTCTCGAAAGGCTCGATATGAATATCCGAGGCTCGCTGCTCGACCGCGCGATTGATCAGGACATTCACGAAACGAATGACCGGTGCCTCACTGGCGAGATCCCGCAGGTGGTCGACATCTTCCTCATCTTCGGAAAGGAATTCGACGGTGCCGTCGTCTTCGGCGGTTCCCCCGTCTGCGGCGGAGTCGCCGTAGCGGGCATCGAGAGCTTCCAGAATGTCTTTCTCTCGAGCCAGAACCGGGGTGATCTCGCACCCGGTGGCGACTTCGAGCCCCTGCACCACATCCCGATCTCCCGGATCGGTCATCGCAATTTGGAGGACTCCATTCTCCGAGGCCACCGGAAAGAGCTTCGCATGTCGGAGAAACTTGACGTTCAGCTCCGGGATTTCGGGAGCCTTCTCGGGGAAATCAGCCCCCGCCATCAGCGGAACGCCGAGATGCTCGCTGAAAACGGGGAGCAGGTCCTCTTCCGAGATAAACCCGAGATCAAGCAGAAGCTTCTCGACTCTCTCGCCCCGCTCTTCCTGCAATCGGCGCACCTTGCGCAAATCGTCGATGCTGACTCGGCCATGCTCAACGAGCACGTCCTCAAGAGATTTGATCGATGGTTCCAATAATGAGTCCTCTATCCTCGTCGTACCACGGCCTGCAGAATCGGTCCATTTGACGAATCGGCCGCCGTTTTCGCCAATTCTGACGCGCGAAAGCTACCAATATTCGTCCAATCGACCTTCCAAACGCTTCATCAGAGACATTGCGGCCAGCCCCAATCCGATAATCGTGGCCAGCAGCACGACAATTGTCAGAATTTCCGGCCCGTCCACCCCGAGAACCAAGCTTCGGTAGAACCCGATCAAGGCGGCCATCGGGTTCCAGGCCGCCAGAAAGCGGATACTCGAGGGCAGGAAATCGAGCTCATAGAGAACGGGCGACGCGAAAAAACCCACTGTCATCAGCGCGGTGACCACCCACATCGTATCGCGAAGGGCCAGATAAATGGGTGCCAGAACCAGACCGAGACTCAACGACAACGCAAGCGAAAGCCCCATCACGACAGGTAACCAGAGCCAGGCCAGTGCCGGGGTGACCAGTCCCGCCAGGCTGAAGGCACCGAGAAAAAGCAGGAAACCGATCATCTGCAACAGAAAGGACGAGATGGTGGCGGCACAAACGCACAGAAAAGGCGGCATCGGAATTCGTCGCAACAAGGCCGACTGGTCCACCAGTGCGGTCATCCCGCGGGTCGCGCCCTCCTGAAAGGCCCACCACGGGAACAACCCGCAAAACAGGGACGCCACCAGAACGCTGCGCCGCGTCGGATCCGAGGCTCCGTAGAGAAATCCGAAAATCAGGCCATAGGACAGCAACTGGATCGCCGGGTTCAACAGAGACCAGAGAAGACCAAAGCGCGCGCCAGCGAAACGACCGCGGACATCCCGTCGAACCAGTTCCAGCAACAAGGTGCGATTTTCAACCAGCTCGCGAAAGAATCTCATCGATGCCCCTGCTCCGAGCCGTTCAGCTCGGTCCCCAGGAATGGTTGAGTAGCACGGTTCCCAGCTCTCGTCGTTCTCCGAGAATCCGAACGTCGGAGGTGCTGTGCAAGGCACCATCTGCGTCCCGCAAATGGAGGCTGTAGCTTCCTGGCAACAAGGTCTCGGGGGCGATCTCCAGAGCACCGCTTGCCGGGATCGACAATCGCGCAATCAATTGCCCCGTATGGCGCCGAACCTCAATCCCGAACGATGCCCCGGCCAGCCCGGACAAATCGACCTGCACAGCAACTGGATCGGCAAAAGAAATCTCGCCCCCTTCAGCCGCGGAGACCAGACACAATCGACCATTGGGCATGACGGGCGACGTCCCGCCTGCTGCGGAATCCGTCTCCCTTGCCTCGACAAATTCCCGGTAGGCACGCGTCACGTCGGCGGCCCGACCCGCAGCCTCGACTCGCCCCTGATTGAGCCAGATCGCTTTTTGGCAAAGTTTCTCGACTTGGTAGAGATTATGCGAAGCCAGCAACATCGTTCCTCCGCCCGCCAGAAACTCCGTGACATGCAGCGAGCATTTTCGGGCGAAGGCTTCGTCCCCGACGGCGAGAATCTCGTCCGCGACAAAGACCTCCGGATGACCCGAGATCGCCAGACCGTAGCCGAGCCGCAAGCGCATGCCCGCCGAGTAGGTCCGCAAGGGCTCGGTCCAATGCCGTGGAAGCTCCGCAAAACGACGGACTTCCGCAATACGATCCTCCAACAAATCGCCGGAGATCCCCTGCAGAAGCAAGGCGGCCCGCGCATTTTCCTCGCCGGTCCATTGGTCCACCAGACCGGCCGACAGATCCAGCAGGCAGGCGACCGTGCCGCGCCGCTGCATGCTACCCGAGGTGGGCTGGCTGAGGCCGGCCGCAAGCCGCAAGAGCGTGCTCTTTCCGGCACCGTTCTCGCCAACCACGCCGAGAGCCTGGCCTGGCCCCAGATCGAAGGACACATCGTGCAAGGCGAGGCGACGGTTATCCTCGGTGGCGCCGCGCCACAGACTTCGCAGGCCCGCCCTGAGGGGAAAGGCCTTGGTAACAGCGACGGCCTCGATTCCGGCCGGAGCGACGCCGGTCAACGAATTCTCTCCAGACAATCCCGGTAAAGATCCTCCAGAGTGCGTCGCCACGGGATGCTGGCCGTCCAACCAAGTTCGGCCTCCGCCTTGGCTGCGCTCCCCCAATAGGCTGGGACCTCTGCGGGACGCCAACGCTCGGCAGCGGTGCGGATCTCCGGCGACACGCCGGAGATCGCGCAGAGCTCTTCCACCATACCGCGCAGCAGAACCGCTCGACCAGAACAGAGGTTGTAGACCTCACCCGGGCGACCCTTTTCCAGCAGGGCCACGTAGCCGCGAGCAATATCACGGACATCCGTGAAATCTCGAGTGACATCCAGATTCCCGACTTCGAGAAGCGGAGCGCGACGCTGCAACGAGATCTCCGCCAATTGAGTGGCAAAATCGGCGCAAACGAAATCAGCGCTCTGCCCCGGCCCGGTATGATTGAATGGCCGGACGCAGATCGCATCAAGCCCCTTGGCAGCGACAAAGGCGCGTGTCATCCCGTCCACCGAGGCCTTGCTGGCACCATATATGCTGGCTGGCGCCAGGCGGGCCTCCTCGGTCAACGGGAATTCCTCGGGCGCGACGCGGCCATAAACCTCGCTGGAGCTCACGATCAGCACACGCGGCGAGCGTTCCCGACGGGCTGCGGCTTCAAGCAAATGAGCCGGACCCAGAACATTGATCTCGAAGGCTTCCGCGGGATGACGATGCGCTGCCGGAGGCGAGGCCAGACCAGCCAGATTCACAATCGCATCCGGCTCGAAAGATGTGAGCAATGCCTCCACACCATCGGCATCTCGGATATCGCATCGAGCGTGTTCCACAGATGCGTCCGGGCTCGCGGATGGATTGCGATGCGCTACGGAACAGACCGAATGGTCCGCAAGCCTCAACGCCTCCACGAGATGCCTTCCCGCAAAGCCCGTTGCGCCGAAGACCAGAACTCTCATGGGCCCTGTGAGCGCAGCTTGCTCTCGTGAATCGCCAGATCGGAATCCACCATTTTTCGAACGAGTTCCTCGAAGGAGACTTCGGGCACCCAGCCCAGCGTCTCGCGAGCATGCGTGGCATCCCCCAGCAAGGTTTCGACCTCTGCCGGGCGAATCAGGGTCGGGTCCTGATGAACGTGTTCCCGCCAGTCGAGGCCAGCATGCGAAAAGGCGACCTCGACCAGATCCCCGACCGTATGCTGAGTGCCGGTGGCAATCACGTAATCGTCCGGCTCATCCTGCTGGAGCATCATCCACATCGCACGCACATAGTCGCCGGCAAATCCCCAATCGCGGCGTGCGTCGAGGTTCCCGAGACGCAATTCATCGATCAATCCGAGCTTGATCCGTGCAACATGGTCGGTCACCTTGCGGGTGACGAATTCTTTGCCACGACGCGGCGATTCGTGATTGAAGAGAATTCCCGAGCAAGCAAAAAGGTCGTAGCTCTCCCGGTAATTCAGGGTGATGTAGTGGCCATAGACCTTGGCCACGCCATAGGGGCTTCGCGGGTAAAAAGGCGTCGATTCCTTTTGCGGCACCTCCTGTACCTTCCCGAACATCTCGCTCGACGATGCCTGATAGAAACGGATCCGCTTGTCGGCAAGACGAATCGCTTCCAGCATCCGCACGACACCAACGGCATCGAACTCGGCGGTCAGAACCGGCTGGGTCCACGATGTCGGGACAAAGGACATAGCCGCGAGGTTGTAGACTTCATCAGGCTTGACGCGCGCCACGATATCGATGAGCGAATATTGGTCCAGCAGATCGGCCTGCTCCAATTCGAGTCGATCCCGCAAATGCTCGATACGACTGAAATTCTCGGTGCTGGAGCGCCGCACGAGACCAACGACGCGATAGTCCTTCTCGAGCAGAAATTCCGCCAGATAGGACCCGTCCTGGCCGGTGATCCCGGAGATGATGGCTGTCTTCATGATTCCCTTCGAGCTACTTCACGCGACCGTATCGATCTTCCAACCGTACGACATCGTCCAATTCCGGGGTAGATACCTCAAGGATATCACAATCGGTTTCCCCGATCATCCGGTGAATATAGCGCGGCACGATATGAAAAGCCTCGCCCTCGGACAAGACCGTCTCGGTCAACGCTTCGTCCTCCGAGGGGCCATGCTCAAAACGCAGCTTGCCGCTCAGGACGAAAATAGTCTCGTCTTTTTCCTCGTGAAACTGCAAGGAGAGGGCTTGGCCCGCCTTGATATGAAGGATTTTGCCAACGTAGCGATCTGTATGTGCCCAGATCAGTTCGTGACCCCACGGTTTTTCGACACGCCTCGACATGATGCCTTAAGCTACCTCTCCGGGCGCGGCGGAGGCAAACCAAGGACCCCACGGCGAAATTCCCGCGCCCAGATACCGGCCAGGATGAAATAAGCCGGCCAGGACCAGAGCAGAAGTCGGAGGTCCTGGCGCGAGTAGCGCGCGCACCATACGACCGCCCGAGCAGTCCGGCCGGGTGGCAGCAACCAGGCCAGTGAAGGGTGCCGCACCAACCACTGCCCGGGCAGCCCCCCCGCCCTCCGCGCGGCGCCCGAGGCATGACCCAGTACCCGAGCGTACCGAGCGAAGTCACGCCAACCGTCAGCCGTCGCGTGATTGACATGCAGCCGAGGATCGAAGCGCATGGCTTCTCCTGCCGACCAGAGCGCCCAATTGAAAAGCCAATCTTCGGAAGCACGCACGTCAGGAAATCCCCCTGTGGCGAGGAATCGTTCTCGGGCGATGGCGAAACATGCGGTCGGCAGCTGCCAGGTTCTTCGGGCCGGAACGCCGGGAAGACTCTCCTTGAACTCGAAAAGGTGGCGCAATCGCGCCGATACCCCGGGGGCCCCCGACAGGCCGATGGCCCCACCCACCACGGCGGGCAATTCTCTTAGCGCGCGATCCGCGGAGGCCAGCAAATCGTTTGCCGCGACAATATCGGCGTCGAGAAACAAGAGCCAATCTCCGCGGGCTGCCTTGGCACCTGCATTTCGAGCCTTCCCCGGGAAGGCTCGTTCCTCCAGATGGCGATACTCCAGTCCCCGCAATTCCTCAGCGAACTTCGCAACGGCCCCCCGGGTAGCGTCGCCTGCCGAGCTATCCACGACAATGACTTCAAAGGAAGGGGCGTCGACCTGATCCGCGAGGGAGCGAAGACAAGCACCAATCGTCGCACTCGCTTCCCACGCCGGAATCACGACCGACCATGCGGGCCGATCGCTCACTAGTAGAGCGCACCCGCTGCGGGTCGCGCGCCGCCAACAGAGGGGAAGGAATTTGTGAAACTGCGAAACGGGGAATCCCCCAGAGAGCCCAGTCCCACCAGAGAGACCTGAATGCGAAAATCGATCTCGTCGGGATTGACCCGGTCGACAACGGCCAAATCCACCACCCAACAATCCCCGGGGGAGATCAGGCGCAATCCCAACCAGTTCTCGAGAAAACGCCCGGCGATAACATCGTAGCGACCCAGGTAGGATGCGGCGATATGATCGTTCAACCGATAGGTAGCCGCCAGGTTGAGGTTCTCGAGCGCCCCTCCGGAGTTGAACTGGTAATAGAGTGTGGCTGAGTTCGCCGGTCGCAAGCCGGGCAACAATGCGGAATCGCCCACGGGCCGCGGCCGCGGATCAAAAAGGTTGGCACCGACCTCGGCAAATAGAAGGCTCCGATCGGCAACCGAAACGACCGCACGGCTTCGGACAGATGCCCAATTGACCGGCGACACCTGAAAGCCCAGATCGATTCCCGAGAAACGATCGATCAAATCATCGCTCTCCGGCACCAACGAATCCACGACCGAAAAACTTTGCTGGATATAGGCGCTGGCAATCTCCCGCACCTGCGTCCTCTCCTGCCCGCCATCGACCACCGGCGCTGCTGCCGGCCCGTAGAGGGCCTCGCCCACCAGCGCATTCCCTTCCGTCTCGCCCGCGGGCACTCCCGCCGTCGAGCGCCCTCCCCGACGAAACTTGCCGAGGAATTTGGTCGCAATGCCGTAGGTCACAAGGTTGCGCGCATTGATCCGATCG
This window of the Candidatus Binatia bacterium genome carries:
- a CDS encoding GDP-mannose 4,6-dehydratase, yielding MRVLVFGATGFAGRHLVEALRLADHSVCSVAHRNPSASPDASVEHARCDIRDADGVEALLTSFEPDAIVNLAGLASPPAAHRHPAEAFEINVLGPAHLLEAAARRERSPRVLIVSSSEVYGRVAPEEFPLTEEARLAPASIYGASKASVDGMTRAFVAAKGLDAICVRPFNHTGPGQSADFVCADFATQLAEISLQRRAPLLEVGNLDVTRDFTDVRDIARGYVALLEKGRPGEVYNLCSGRAVLLRGMVEELCAISGVSPEIRTAAERWRPAEVPAYWGSAAKAEAELGWTASIPWRRTLEDLYRDCLERIR
- a CDS encoding cupin domain-containing protein, whose product is MSRRVEKPWGHELIWAHTDRYVGKILHIKAGQALSLQFHEEKDETIFVLSGKLRFEHGPSEDEALTETVLSEGEAFHIVPRYIHRMIGETDCDILEVSTPELDDVVRLEDRYGRVK
- a CDS encoding ABC transporter permease, translating into MRFFRELVENRTLLLELVRRDVRGRFAGARFGLLWSLLNPAIQLLSYGLIFGFLYGASDPTRRSVLVASLFCGLFPWWAFQEGATRGMTALVDQSALLRRIPMPPFLCVCAATISSFLLQMIGFLLFLGAFSLAGLVTPALAWLWLPVVMGLSLALSLSLGLVLAPIYLALRDTMWVVTALMTVGFFASPVLYELDFLPSSIRFLAAWNPMAALIGFYRSLVLGVDGPEILTIVVLLATIIGLGLAAMSLMKRLEGRLDEYW
- a CDS encoding glycosyltransferase family 2 protein — translated: MPSSAQRTEGVPSPTVVGGVQPEPRTPDISIIAPLHNERASLALLLEECRTVLDNPELDWAPLGLPDGQRTPRWEMVFVDDGSNDGSWSLVQSLAADHAEVRGFRLRRNLGKSAALSVGFSHARAPIVFSLDADLQDDPKEIPRMVALLASGFDLVSGWKRKRHDSRARVVASRVFNMVVRRLYGLELHDFNCGFKAYRQEVVRDVRIYGELHRFIPVVAAFKGFHVGEIEVSHRARRFGQSRYGWGRAFRGMMDLLTVLFLTRFDSRPAHFFGLPGAFLFSIGIGCVGYVSYLRLAYGQIFSRHPLLIFGVLCSLAGLQLVTSGFLGEMLAAHLPRDQDSTVLRDRVD
- the gmd gene encoding GDP-mannose 4,6-dehydratase, which encodes MKTAIISGITGQDGSYLAEFLLEKDYRVVGLVRRSSTENFSRIEHLRDRLELEQADLLDQYSLIDIVARVKPDEVYNLAAMSFVPTSWTQPVLTAEFDAVGVVRMLEAIRLADKRIRFYQASSSEMFGKVQEVPQKESTPFYPRSPYGVAKVYGHYITLNYRESYDLFACSGILFNHESPRRGKEFVTRKVTDHVARIKLGLIDELRLGNLDARRDWGFAGDYVRAMWMMLQQDEPDDYVIATGTQHTVGDLVEVAFSHAGLDWREHVHQDPTLIRPAEVETLLGDATHARETLGWVPEVSFEELVRKMVDSDLAIHESKLRSQGP
- a CDS encoding glycosyltransferase; translation: MTNWRKDLSHWLKARVHQTPRLDAWLDERLLADAANDRRRSMYLRLFPERAGRAPVLQRQGIAPTRRLTILSLVPPEDTGGGSRPARLAEEFLRDGWSIDWRWALPIFPWPSLRRPKTPHATIHHTSERVPLLPSDLVLIEAPHAEFMPLLDAMPGSPVVLYEQIDLWQDDLALGWFDADIERALMTRADFLSATSRRLAEGIKKDLTRPCAYVPNAADTDLFEIDQNRARPSDLHQGEPTLLYVGALWGDWVDLELIETLADQLPGAQIHLIGRAGERTLPRRANLHYLGEKPRESIPAYLQYADAALVPFRESAVAMAVSPLKAFEALVMGCPLVSTPIPEMLAIPEVVTAKPEAFAATVTRVSRSSPSAETLARLRAESSWARRVETILEITGLS
- the gspE gene encoding type II secretion system ATPase GspE, which produces MEPSIKSLEDVLVEHGRVSIDDLRKVRRLQEERGERVEKLLLDLGFISEEDLLPVFSEHLGVPLMAGADFPEKAPEIPELNVKFLRHAKLFPVASENGVLQIAMTDPGDRDVVQGLEVATGCEITPVLAREKDILEALDARYGDSAADGGTAEDDGTVEFLSEDEEDVDHLRDLASEAPVIRFVNVLINRAVEQRASDIHIEPFENSLQVRYRIDGVLHEMEPPQRRLQAAIVSRIKIMAKLNIAERRLPQDGRIKLRMSGKEIDLRVSTLPTLYGESVVLRILDRDSIVLDLAQLGFPGDTLDRWDEMIVKPYGMILVTGPTGSGKTTTLYGSLAKVNSPDKKIVTVEDPVEYQLDGVNQIHVKPQIGLTFANGLRSIVRQDPDVIMVGEIRDAETAQIAVQAALTGHLVFSTLHTNDAAGAVARLLEMGVEDYLLASSLLGVLAQRLVRKICSECRHQTETLLPPEIAGLTGGAASDARGWEGEGCENCGHSGYRGRSGIYELLVVDDPIRDLILKHASADAVREEAIKQGMRTLREDGALKARDGATTVAELIRVTRD
- a CDS encoding ABC transporter ATP-binding protein, which translates into the protein MSGENSLTGVAPAGIEAVAVTKAFPLRAGLRSLWRGATEDNRRLALHDVSFDLGPGQALGVVGENGAGKSTLLRLAAGLSQPTSGSMQRRGTVACLLDLSAGLVDQWTGEENARAALLLQGISGDLLEDRIAEVRRFAELPRHWTEPLRTYSAGMRLRLGYGLAISGHPEVFVADEILAVGDEAFARKCSLHVTEFLAGGGTMLLASHNLYQVEKLCQKAIWLNQGRVEAAGRAADVTRAYREFVEARETDSAAGGTSPVMPNGRLCLVSAAEGGEISFADPVAVQVDLSGLAGASFGIEVRRHTGQLIARLSIPASGALEIAPETLLPGSYSLHLRDADGALHSTSDVRILGERRELGTVLLNHSWGPS